AACCGCACGCCGGAAGGCGGCATTGTCAGCCTGCATACCGATCTCTCCGATTTCGATCTCGCCAGCCAGTCGCGCCAGCAGCTGCATGAAGATTTCCTGCTGGCGGCGGAGTCGACCCATATCGGCATCTGGGACTGGCAGGTCAGCGCCGATATTCTGCTGGTTAACGACGCGCTGCTGACCATGCTGGGCTATCCGCGCGAAACCTGGCACTACAGCGCCACCTTTCTCGATACGCTGGTGCATCCCGACGATCGCGAACGCGTGCAGGAACGGCTACGGCAGGCGAGCAATGACAGCGTGCCGGTGTTCGACTGCGAAATCCGCCTGCTGCACCAGAGCGGCGACTACCGCTGGATGCTGCTGTCGGGCCAGGTGGTGAGCCTGAGCATTCGCGGCGAGATGGAGCGCGCCATCGGCACCCTGCAGGACATCACTAAACGCAAAGAGGCGGAGCGGCTGTCGCAGCAGGCCGCCGCCGCCGCGCAGGCGGCGAACGAGGCGAAAAGCGCTTTTCTCGCCAATATGAGCCATGAGATCCGCACACCGATGAACGGCATTCTCGGCATGACCCAACTTTGCCTTGATACCTCGCTGACCGATGAGCAGCGCGACTATATGACGCTGGTGCTGCACTCGGCGAAATCGCTGCTGCGCATCATCAACGATATTCTCGACTTTTCCAAAATCGAAGCGGGCAAGATGGAGATCGACGAAGAGATCTTCGAATTGCGCCCTTTTATTCAGTCCATTGTGCGGCCGCTGATGCCTGCCGCCAGCGAAAAATCGGTAGAGCTGCTGGTGAATATCGCCCCCGACGTGCCGCACAGCATCAGCGGCGATAGCGTGCGCCTGCGTCAGGTGCTGACCAACCTGGTCAGTAACGCGCTGAAGTTTACGCCGCAGGGTGAAGTGGAGCTGAAGCTGCAGATTTCCGAGCCGGGGCAGCGCCTGCGCTACGAGGTGCGCGATACCGGTATCGGCATTCCACCGGAAAAGCAGCAGCTGATTTTCGAATCCTTCAGCCAGGCAGATACCTCCACTACCCGCCGTTACGGCGGCACGGGGCTGGGGCTGACCATCTCCGCCCGGCTGGTTGAGATCATGGGCGGCGCGCTTACCGTCTACAGCGAGCCGGGCAAAGGCAGCGTCTTTAGCTTTTCGCTACCGCTGCCGGAACAGGCGCAACCGAGCGCGCCGCTACACGCCTCGCCGCTGCTGAGCGGCATCAACGTACTGATTGTCGATGACAACGCCACTAATCGCCGCCTGATGCGCGACATGCTGCGCAATATGGGGCTGAAGCCGATGATCACCAGCAGCGCGGCGGAGGCGCTGGCGCTGCTGGAAGAGAATCACGATTTCCCGCTGATCCTGCTGGATGCGCAGATGCCGGAAAAAGATGGCATGTCGCTGGCGCAGGAGCTGAAGGCCAATCCCGAGCTGGCGGGCAGCAAGATCATTATGCTCAGCTCGATGAGCCGCTTTATGGACGCCGCCGAGCTGAAAAAGATTGGCGTCACTCACTTTCTCAGCAAGCCGGTCGATCAGAAAGAGCTGCACGATGCGCTGCTGGCGACGCTGGCGGTGCCGGACAGCGCCGCGCCGGCGCGCGTGGTGCCGGCGGAACCGTCGATTAAGCCCGACGCCACCGCGCTCACGATCCTGCTGGCGGAAGATAACCTGGTGAACCAGAAGCTGGCCGGCTTTCTGCTGCAGAAAATGGGGCATCGTTATGAGATCGTCGGCAACGGCATCGAGGCGCTGGCGCAGCTTGACCGCCAGCGCTGGGATCTGATCCTGATGGATTTGCAGATGCCGGAGATGGACGGCGAACGCGCCACCGCGCTGATCCGCGAA
This DNA window, taken from Mixta gaviniae, encodes the following:
- a CDS encoding PAS domain-containing hybrid sensor histidine kinase/response regulator, producing the protein MTQRPLPDDLNYVRAAIFIFDAQERLVSWNQQVERFYPSIRDRLRPGITLCELAEGFADATYMSDDTRGKAEFTASMINRCRIDNNSELRQLVDRKIFIQHNRTPEGGIVSLHTDLSDFDLASQSRQQLHEDFLLAAESTHIGIWDWQVSADILLVNDALLTMLGYPRETWHYSATFLDTLVHPDDRERVQERLRQASNDSVPVFDCEIRLLHQSGDYRWMLLSGQVVSLSIRGEMERAIGTLQDITKRKEAERLSQQAAAAAQAANEAKSAFLANMSHEIRTPMNGILGMTQLCLDTSLTDEQRDYMTLVLHSAKSLLRIINDILDFSKIEAGKMEIDEEIFELRPFIQSIVRPLMPAASEKSVELLVNIAPDVPHSISGDSVRLRQVLTNLVSNALKFTPQGEVELKLQISEPGQRLRYEVRDTGIGIPPEKQQLIFESFSQADTSTTRRYGGTGLGLTISARLVEIMGGALTVYSEPGKGSVFSFSLPLPEQAQPSAPLHASPLLSGINVLIVDDNATNRRLMRDMLRNMGLKPMITSSAAEALALLEENHDFPLILLDAQMPEKDGMSLAQELKANPELAGSKIIMLSSMSRFMDAAELKKIGVTHFLSKPVDQKELHDALLATLAVPDSAAPARVVPAEPSIKPDATALTILLAEDNLVNQKLAGFLLQKMGHRYEIVGNGIEALAQLDRQRWDLILMDLQMPEMDGERATALIRELEARNPHRPRQRIIAMTAHAMQGDREFCLQHGFDGYIAKPVSPDALQGEIARVMALEPGAEAEVPSSVAEPALDLNTLSARLGTDIELLHELLEMFAGELPRLVSQLQQALRARETESIRRLAHKLRGESATFGFEELVRLLQTLEQAASHAAPLDAEAIILQLDAQRERIMAMLRRLQEET